One window of Ziziphus jujuba cultivar Dongzao chromosome 5, ASM3175591v1 genomic DNA carries:
- the LOC107421166 gene encoding adenine phosphoribosyltransferase 5 isoform X3 codes for MFAAENGLRGDPRLEAISEAIRVVPHFPKQGIMFQDITTLLLDPKAFKDTVDIFVDRYRDMDISVVAGVEARGFMFGPSIALAIGAKFVPLSKPRKLPGKVISEAYELEYGTDCLEMHIGAVQPGERALVIDDLIATGGTFSAAIRLLGTVQA; via the exons ATGTTTGCAGCAGAGAATGGACTCAGAGGAGACCCAAGGCTAGAGGCCATTTCTGAAGCCATTAGGGTCGTTCCTCACTTTCCTAAACAAG GAATAATGTTTCAAGATATAACGACGTTGTTGCTGGATCCCAAGGCATTTAAAGATACGGTCGATATTTTTGTTGATCGCTACAGAGACATGGATATCTCTGTTGTTGCTG GGGTTGAAGCTAGAGGATTCATGTTTGGTCCTTCGATTGCCTTAGCTATTGGTGCCAAGTTTGTTCCTCTAAGTAAACCTAGGAAGTTGCCAG GCAAAGTTATTTCAGAAGCATATGAACTGGAGTATGGAACTGATTGTTTGGAGATGCATATTGGTGCTGTTCAGCCTGGGGAGCGTGCATTGGTAATTGATGATTTGATAGCAACAGGTGGGACCTTCTCCGCTGCGATAAGACTTCTAG GGACAGTGCAGGCTTAA
- the LOC107421166 gene encoding adenine phosphoribosyltransferase 5 isoform X1: MFAAENGLRGDPRLEAISEAIRVVPHFPKQGIMFQDITTLLLDPKAFKDTVDIFVDRYRDMDISVVAGVEARGFMFGPSIALAIGAKFVPLSKPRKLPGKVISEAYELEYGTDCLEMHIGAVQPGERALVIDDLIATGGTFSAAIRLLERVGAEVVECACVIGLPEVKGQCRLNGKPIYILVEPRGIDNCC; encoded by the exons ATGTTTGCAGCAGAGAATGGACTCAGAGGAGACCCAAGGCTAGAGGCCATTTCTGAAGCCATTAGGGTCGTTCCTCACTTTCCTAAACAAG GAATAATGTTTCAAGATATAACGACGTTGTTGCTGGATCCCAAGGCATTTAAAGATACGGTCGATATTTTTGTTGATCGCTACAGAGACATGGATATCTCTGTTGTTGCTG GGGTTGAAGCTAGAGGATTCATGTTTGGTCCTTCGATTGCCTTAGCTATTGGTGCCAAGTTTGTTCCTCTAAGTAAACCTAGGAAGTTGCCAG GCAAAGTTATTTCAGAAGCATATGAACTGGAGTATGGAACTGATTGTTTGGAGATGCATATTGGTGCTGTTCAGCCTGGGGAGCGTGCATTGGTAATTGATGATTTGATAGCAACAGGTGGGACCTTCTCCGCTGCGATAAGACTTCTAG AACGTGTGGGGGCAGAAGTGGTTGAATGTGCATGTGTTATTGGGTTGCCCGAGGTTAAG GGACAGTGCAGGCTTAATGGAAAGCCAATCTATATTCTTGTGGAGCCCCGCGGAATAGATAATTGTTGTTGA
- the LOC107421166 gene encoding adenine phosphoribosyltransferase 5 isoform X2 has translation MFAAENGLRGDPRLEAISEAIRVVPHFPKQGIMFQDITTLLLDPKAFKDTVDIFVDRYRDMDISVVAGKVISEAYELEYGTDCLEMHIGAVQPGERALVIDDLIATGGTFSAAIRLLERVGAEVVECACVIGLPEVKGQCRLNGKPIYILVEPRGIDNCC, from the exons ATGTTTGCAGCAGAGAATGGACTCAGAGGAGACCCAAGGCTAGAGGCCATTTCTGAAGCCATTAGGGTCGTTCCTCACTTTCCTAAACAAG GAATAATGTTTCAAGATATAACGACGTTGTTGCTGGATCCCAAGGCATTTAAAGATACGGTCGATATTTTTGTTGATCGCTACAGAGACATGGATATCTCTGTTGTTGCTG GCAAAGTTATTTCAGAAGCATATGAACTGGAGTATGGAACTGATTGTTTGGAGATGCATATTGGTGCTGTTCAGCCTGGGGAGCGTGCATTGGTAATTGATGATTTGATAGCAACAGGTGGGACCTTCTCCGCTGCGATAAGACTTCTAG AACGTGTGGGGGCAGAAGTGGTTGAATGTGCATGTGTTATTGGGTTGCCCGAGGTTAAG GGACAGTGCAGGCTTAATGGAAAGCCAATCTATATTCTTGTGGAGCCCCGCGGAATAGATAATTGTTGTTGA